AGTGATGTAAGCCACGAGTTGCGCACGCCGTTGATGGTGCTGGCCACATCGTGCGAATTGCTGATGGAAAACCCGAACCTGGACACCCGTTCGCGCAACCAGGTAGAACGCATCGCCCGTGCGACCGAGGAAATGCGCGAACTGGTCAAGACTTTCCTGATGCTTGCCCGGGCGCAACGTGACCAAGGGGCTGTGGCGGCCCAGGCAACCTTACGTGAAGTGGCCGATGACCTGATCGGCGTGTGGCGTGACACTATCGAGCAAAAGGGTTTGACGTTGTATTTCGATGGCCGGGTCAGTGCCAGCCGCGTGCTGTACAACGCCACGTTTCTGCAATCGGTGATGGGCAACCTGCTGCGCAACGCCGCGCACTACACCGACAGCGGTTACATTCGCCTGAGCCTGGAGCCCAATGGTTTCAGCGTCGAGGACAGCGGCGTGGGCATCCCTGAAGAGCAACGAGAAGCAATGTTCCAACCCTTTGTGCGAGGGGATGAGCGACGTGGTGAAGGGCTGGGCTTGGGCCTGTCGCTGGTGCAGCGGATTTGCGATGACCAGGGCTGGCGCGTGACGCTGACGGCAACCTCACCCCATGGTTGCCGCTTCCAGGTGGACCTGAGCCAGGGTGCCGAGCGCATGGACCCATCACTGATTACGGAGTAACGTTGTGTAACAAAACGTCAGGTGTCTGACATTTTTTTCACATCGGCATAACCAAGCGCCAACGCTCTGCTCCCTAAGGTGAGCGCACTGGAGTCTGGAGATGCCCAATGCGTAGCCCCATCAAACTCGAATTTTCCGAGAAGTACGATCAGCAACATGCTCAGGAGTACTTCCTCAAGCACCAGGATGGTCTGGCCCGTCGCCTGTCGCACAAGCGCGACGAGCAACTGGCGCGCCGCGCCCTGGCAATGGCCGGTGAGCCTGGCCTGGTGCTTGATTTGCCTTGCGGGGCTGGTCGCTTCTGGCCACTGCTGGCGGAAAAACCGAACCGTGTGATCATTGGCGCTGACAACTCCGAGGCGATGATTGCGACAGCGTGTGCATCACAACCGCCAGAAGTGGTAGCTCGGGTACGGCCTTTGCAAACTTCTGCCTTTGCGATCGATTTGCCGGACAACGCGGTGGACAGCATTTTCTGCATGCGGTTGTTCCATCACATTGGCGAAGCCGCCCATCGCAAGACAATTCTTCAAGAATTTCAACGAGTTAGCCGAGACAGTGTAATCCTGTCACTGTGGGTGGACGGCAACTTCAAGGCTTGGCGGCGCAAAAAGCTCGAGCAGCGGCGCAGCGCCAAAGCGGAGCAGGACAATTATCAGAACCGCTTTGTGTTACCGGCAGAGACAGTGGAAGAAGAATTCAAGGCCGCTGGCTTCAGGATCCAGGAACGTCTCGACTTCCTGCCGCTCTATGCCATGTGGCGGGTCTATGTATTGCGTAAGGGGTAGTGTTTGATGGCTGTAGCTCAGAGCGGCGATTCACGCTTCGATTTCTATTGGCGCCAGCAGGGTGAGTGGGTCGAGGAACCCAACCAGCGGCGCGGCGGTGAGAGTGGTGTGCAGCGCCTGAGCGATGGCAATGGCAAATTGCTGTATTCCAAGCGCCAGATTGGGCATATCTACCGCAGCTTGCTGCACCCGTTCGGCAGGCCGACGGTGCTGCGTGAACTCGACGCGCTGCACAGCTTCGAGCAACTGGGTGTGCGCGTTCCGCGTATTGTGTTTGCGGGCGCCGAGCGCGATGCCGATCATCAATGGCGTGCGCTGCTGGTCAGCGAGGCGCTGGACGGTTTCGTCGAACTCGACACCTGGCACGCCGAAGGTGCCCGTGAGCGCTACCCGCAGGTGGTACACGAGCGGATGTTCAAGGACCTGGCCGACAACCTGGCGCGCATGCACCTGGGCCACTGGCAGCATGGTTGCCTGTACGGCAAGCATGTATTCATCAAGGTAATCGGTGAAGGCGAGCAGGCGCGCGTCGAAGTGGCGCTGTTGGACCTCGAAAAATGCCGACGCCGCATCAGTTGCCAGCGTGCAGCTGCCAATGACCTGCGCCAACTGCGGCGCCATTCGTCGTTCAATGACGCGGAATGGCAATCGCTGCTCTATTTTTACCAGATGGCGTTTGGCAGCGCTGTCAAAGGGTTAGGGCAATGAAACTAGAAATCGCTCGAGCTTTGTTTCTGGTAGCTGGCTTGGCAGTGACCACGGTGGCCGTTGCCGCCTGGGAAGAGCCGGGGCCGGTGGTATTCAGCAAGTCCGAGCAGGCAGAGCAATGCGCGCTGCCGCGTGAAGTGAAGCAACAGCAGGCTCAGGCCAAGCCGGATCAGGACATCTTGCTGTTCCTGTTCGGCCTGCGCCAGGGTTTGAGGCCTGTTGGTTGAGCTGAGGGCCTCTTCGCGGGTAAACCCGCTCCCACAGGGATGCAATAACTCTGTGGGAGCGGGTTCATCGCAGCGGCGAACCGCCGCGAAAGGGCCGGGTCAGGCAACCGCAGGTTCCCTGGCTGTCGATTTGTGGGCCAGCAACGTATAAATGCAAGGCAACACGAACAACGTAAACAACGTCCCGATCGACATCCCCGTCGCAATCACCGTCCCGATATCAAACCGGCTCACCGCCCCGGCGCCGGTCGCCAGGATCAACGGCACCATCCCGAAAACCATTGCCGCCGTGGTCATCAGCACCGGCCGCAAGCGAATGGCGGCGGCTTCCTCGATGGCCTCCCGCACCTCCAGCCCCTTTTCCTCGCGTAACTGGTTGGCGAATTCGACGATCAGGATCCCGTGCTTGCTGATCAGCCCGATCAGCGTCACCAGCCCCACCTGGGTGTAGATGTTCATGCTCGATATCCCCAGGAACAGCGGAATCAAAGCCCCGCAAATCGACAACGGCACCGTCACCAGAATCACCAGCGGGTCGCGGAAGCTCTCGAATTGCGCTGCCAGCACCAGGAAGATAATGGCCAGTGCCAGCCCGAACGTGACCCACAGCGCACTGCCTTCCTGCACGTACTGCCGCGCTATGCCTGCGTAGTCGAATGAAAAGCCCTCTGGCGCTTCCTCGCGGGCGATGTCGCGCACGGTCTGCAAGGCCTCGCCGATGCTCACCAGTGGCACGCCCTGGATGATCGCCGAGTTGAGCTGCTGGAACTGGTTCAGCTGGCGCGGGCGCGCCCGGTCGCTGAGGGTGATCAGCGTGGACAAGGGCAATAACTGGCCTTGGTCGTTCTTCACATAGTAATTGTTCAGCCAGCCGGCGTTGTCCCGGTAGGGCCGTTCCACTTGGGCGATCACCTTGTAACTGCGGCCTTCCAGGGTGAAGCGGTTGATCTCTGCCTCGCCCAGCAAGGTGGCCAGGGTGCCGCCCAGCGCATCCATGGACACGCCCATCTGCGCCGCTTTTGCCCGGTCGATGTCGACCACCACCTCGGGCTTGTCAAAGGCCAGGTCGATGTCGAGGAATGCGAACTTGCCGGAGGCCTGGGCCCGCTCCTTGACCCGCTGGGCAACCTCCAGCAGTGCCGGGTAGTCGCCAGCGGTGTTGATCACGAACTGAAACGGCAGCCCTTCACCCGTGCCGGGCAGTGATGGCAGGTTGAAGCCGAAAATCTGCAGGCCGCCGATTTCTTCAAGTTTGGCCTGCACCTCGGGCAGCAGCTCCATCTGGGTGCGTTCACGCTCGTTCCAGGGCTTGAGCAGGAAGCCGCCAATCCCGCTTTGCACGCCGTTGAAGCCATTGATCTGGAACGACGAGTAGTACTCGGGGAAAGTCTTGAACAGCGGCGTGAAGGCATCGGTGTAGGCGTTGAGGTAGTCCAGGTTGG
The genomic region above belongs to Pseudomonas sp. PSKL.D1 and contains:
- a CDS encoding class I SAM-dependent methyltransferase, yielding MRSPIKLEFSEKYDQQHAQEYFLKHQDGLARRLSHKRDEQLARRALAMAGEPGLVLDLPCGAGRFWPLLAEKPNRVIIGADNSEAMIATACASQPPEVVARVRPLQTSAFAIDLPDNAVDSIFCMRLFHHIGEAAHRKTILQEFQRVSRDSVILSLWVDGNFKAWRRKKLEQRRSAKAEQDNYQNRFVLPAETVEEEFKAAGFRIQERLDFLPLYAMWRVYVLRKG
- a CDS encoding lipopolysaccharide kinase InaA family protein; the encoded protein is MAVAQSGDSRFDFYWRQQGEWVEEPNQRRGGESGVQRLSDGNGKLLYSKRQIGHIYRSLLHPFGRPTVLRELDALHSFEQLGVRVPRIVFAGAERDADHQWRALLVSEALDGFVELDTWHAEGARERYPQVVHERMFKDLADNLARMHLGHWQHGCLYGKHVFIKVIGEGEQARVEVALLDLEKCRRRISCQRAAANDLRQLRRHSSFNDAEWQSLLYFYQMAFGSAVKGLGQ
- a CDS encoding sensor histidine kinase, whose translation is MEFKQSLAQRIIIAFALMSALVAGAFAFGIVATVHLVEERLISSVLGGDLQRLLRMDSVSDWSHRPRPDQLFYFSGGRDDFELPKDLRHLDKGFHEVFRDQLSYHAMVEIVDGRRYVLLQDQSDFEERERVLFAVVVVGFVLSLVLAAVLGWLLARRVMAPVIRLARQVRHRDQLLGLAPPLAPDYAADEVGQLAVAFDDTLGRLRDALTRERLFTSDVSHELRTPLMVLATSCELLMENPNLDTRSRNQVERIARATEEMRELVKTFLMLARAQRDQGAVAAQATLREVADDLIGVWRDTIEQKGLTLYFDGRVSASRVLYNATFLQSVMGNLLRNAAHYTDSGYIRLSLEPNGFSVEDSGVGIPEEQREAMFQPFVRGDERRGEGLGLGLSLVQRICDDQGWRVTLTATSPHGCRFQVDLSQGAERMDPSLITE